From Solanum lycopersicum chromosome 4, SLM_r2.1:
AATCATATAATTATTGCGATCTATATTGTGTATTTTGAAAGGGTGTAAATAGACTCTTTTTGAACAAAGGACAAGTTTGACTAAGGGTGTCAATCAATTTACTTTACCCTGACCTAAGGGTGATTGAGCTAGTGTAGCACATGTGATCTCAATTTCAATTGACTTTACGTCCTTCTAAGAATGACTGAGTTGGTGCAACACGTATATTGGATACCTCAAAGCACTACTAGTAATTATGTTCTTTTAAAGTCATAAATCACTTTAAAGGTGAGATTGTTGGGGGCAAGTGCGCATCTAATAGCAGAGTAGTTGAGCTagttggaagaaaaaaaaagataagagAGACGTAACGTATTCTTTTATTCCCATTATACATATTTGATAATActaatttattaaagatttgTAAGTGGTAACCATAGCATACAATTGGCAGCCAATTTGATATTTTAGTatagatattaaaaatatatataggatGGCTAGCAAAAACAAGCATTTAACTATATGGCCACTTGTTTGAATTCAAAACTGAAAAACTAAATACAGATTAATTGGTGACAAAGAATGTTGACAACtcccttctctttttttctgCTCATTATAAACAACCATAGACAATAAAACCATTGAACCAAGTCCCAACCAATCTCGTACAGTGTAATCTTATCAGTGAGGTCTGAGTTGAAAATTTGTTATTAAAATCAAGTTGAAAAAATACAATAGCAAAAAAGacatgttaaaaataaaaggaagaaaagacAGTAACgataacaaataatataataataaaaaaatattaataataataataaaataagaaaggtCACCGACCTCGGGAACATAACTTGGttgttcaaaataaataattttttccagTTATTATGGCATCCAAATGGATAAGGTTATCAAGAAGAAAGGTGGACTGATTCATTCACTAAAATCatattcaattcaattttgGGTTGCTGACTAAAATCCAAAGAGATCATCATTCTGCCAGAAAATCTACATGgattttttgtatgttttctccAACTACTTCCTAACACaatcttgatattttttttaaaaaataagataaatcaATTTTATGTTATGCACAAAGAAGAGTAGGCTTCACTAGTTGTTACTGCACTATTATAACAACTGCACTATTATTTGGTATATTCTCCATTTCAATCAACATGAAAAGTATCAATGAATTAGTTACACAAAAAATATGGACAATTCGTGAAATTAGTCGAGTTATCTCGTCATCTTCCTATGATAAGATGATTGTACTATTAATTTAGTCAATTATGAGAATGAAGAACCTTTTGATAGGAATACTGAATTCTCTTAATAGACATACATAACACGAATTCAAATTAGTTACGTTCATATATTTCGAATCTAAATTACATTGTTTTCACCGTTCCCTAATGAGATGATTTACaaccacaagttttaaaaatctgtatttctttcttaaatttcatatcaagTCAAATAATATCACATGAATTAAAACGAAGATCGTATATacttgaatattaaaaaaagggtCAACGTATGGGATAATTTTAATAGgaatttaataatttactatGATTTCATGCTCTTTATTCTTGTTTTCTACTATTTCTCATCacattctttgatccaaattccaaattaaacaaagaaataaacaaaaaggGACTTAAGTgatagaaatgaaaaatattgggTTTGTATTTGCCTATTCTGATAGTATAAGGAGGTGATGTGTAATTTAGTAATCTATTAGGACGCTAAACGTATTATCCTTTATAAATCAGGTGATAAATTCAAATTAAGCAATTTTCAAAACCAAATAAATCACGCAATTAAGGCGGGAGAAGATGAACTAATCACCCATCTCTACATAAAGTGTGTCCTCCGTAGTCCAACTTTTGTTGaaactcaaaactcaaaaaCCCAAAGCAACACGCATACGATTCTTCTGAGTTTTCTCTGCAGATGATTGTTTTGTGATGGTGGTAATTGTCAATGGCGGATCCGTACAGAACGAACCCTCACGCTTCTTCATCTCTCGAATCCGAAGATATGTCttccttttttcttaattttcttcaaGGAACGTCCGCTTCCTCTTCTGCGACTGCTGCGGCTGGTTTTTATAACCGATCGGTACCGGCGCCGGTGGCTGAGTCATCTTCTAGCCTCAATTTCTCCGATCCCGGCCGATTTTATGCTGCCGAGTTCAAGGAAGGCGTTGAGAATGTGTTTGCTTCTGCTGGCCTCGGGGAATGTGACGGTATGAATTCAGCTAATAGGAGAGAGTTTTTGGAAGATGATAAGGTTGATAACTTCGGTTTTAGTAGCGaggtgagtttttttttttggttattttgtaaaaatagaagttgctagttttggaaatttcaccttgattttcctttttatgttcAATTGATTCTAGTAGAATTCGGAAATTTCATTTACTCTGATTTTACAATCTGTTCAGGAATGTGATGGACTTGACATGCCATCTGATCCGACTCATCCACGTTCTTCAAAGAGGAGTAGATCTGCTGAAGTTCATAATTTGTCCGAGAAGGTTCGCTTCAATTTCGAATCTTAAATTTGATGGTTTTCATCCTAAAAGTACATCTACCTATTTTATACATGATCAATTTTTGTGTGACAGAGGAGGAGGAGTAGGATCAATGAGAAACTGAAAGCATTGCAGAACCTAATCCCGAATTCTAACAAAGTATTCTGCAACATCTCAGCCTTTGAGCATCATTATATTTATTGGTTTTTCTTTGCTATCATAATTGAGCTTTATTTATTTCACAGACTGACAAGGCATCTATGCTTGATGAAGCCATTGAATATCTGAAGCAACTTCAACTGCAAGTTCAGGTTAAACTTCTTGTTAATCCCCTTTGACTTATACTTTCTCATTGTCTAGAAGATGTTATATCTTTTCAAACACATTAAAAGAACATCTTGATAGAATTATAGCAGTGATGGCTCAACAGGAGTAGGTAATAAGGTGTATCGTGAATGTATAATGTTAAGAAAAGTTACTGATATATTCTAATTCCTAATGCCGAGCACAAAGTCGCGGAATAAATACACTTATTTTAAAGTGAACATCTTCATTGGAAATTGAAAGTATAACACCATCTTTCTCTCTTATATCTGCCTACTACATGTTCAATTTTTGTAAAAAGTGTTTTTTGGTTCGATTTCAATCATATTGTTTGGTGGTAGTTCTTGAAAAGTCTTTGTTTGCGAGTGATATTACTGTAAATGCATGCCATAAACCTGAAGGAAGTGTATTAATATCAATATAGGGATTCATATGTACTTAACCAACTTCTTTGAGAACTAATGAACCCTCATTAGAACTATGCGAATCGTCTCATCCAAACATTTATGTTTGTAAAAGAGAACATTTTTATCTATGTTTTGTTTTCTAtaccccccccacccccccatCCCACACA
This genomic window contains:
- the ALC gene encoding transcription factor ALC (The RefSeq protein has 3 substitutions compared to this genomic sequence), which encodes MADPYRTNPHASSSLESEDMSSFFLNFLQGTPASSSATAAAGFYNRSGPAPVAESSSSLNFSDPGRFYAAEFKEGVENVFASAGLGECDGMNSANRREFLEDDKVDNFGFSSEECDGLDMPSDPTHPRSSKRSRSAEVHNLSEKRRRSRINEKLKALQNLIPNSNKTDKASMLDEAIEYLKQLQLQVQILTLRNGLSLYPGYVPGSLQSVQLPSGNEFDGRSFMLSANGGATLPVNREMPQTAFEISNQNPSGKPTITSHNTENAVALETTIQNHYGLLNHLASSKDMCRDNTLSRLHLDMSCSGNNSSSGVSS